In Campylobacter sp. RM16189, the DNA window TTGATATTTCCGTCTCTTAAAATTTCAGCCCCGCCACTTGCCTTTTTATTCTCATCTCGCCTAGCTATTATGACCTCTTTAAAACCTAAAACTTTAAGCAGATTGGCACAAGGCGGAGTTTTGCCATGATGAGAGCACGGCTCAAGAGTTACATAGGCCTTTGAGCCCTTTAAAATACCGTTATGATTAGCCAAAATAAACTCATAAAGCTCTTTTGGGCCGTTTGGAAATTTAAAATCAGGATTTAGCTTAAAAAGTGCCGATTTTACGGCATTTAGCTCAGCATGAGCCTCTCCAGCTCTCTCATGAGCTTCACATGCAAGAATTGCACCGTTTTTATCCAGGATCACACAGCCAACGGCAGGATTTGGATAGGTTAAAATTTGAAATTCCCAAGCCTTTTGCAAGGCTAAATTCATATAAAATTCATCATTTATCATATAAAAACCAAAAGTTATAGAAAGGATATAGACCAGAGTCTATATCCAAATAAGCCTTTTAGAAGCGCTGTCCGATCGTAAATTCAAACGAGCTAGTCTCATCTCCTGGCTTATCGTTAAGTGGTTTGGCAAAAATCAGTTGAAGCGGTCCTATAGGCGTGATCCACTCTATACCTGCGCCGGTTGAGTATCTTGTATTCTCATTTATACTGTTTTGGCCTATCTTGCCGTAGTCAAAAAATAACACACCACGCATTTTTACTCTATCTATTATAGGAAAACTAAGCTCAAATGAGTTATTAAAAGATATAGTTCCTCCCGTTTCATCTCCATATTGGTTTTTAGGAGAGACTGTCCTTGAATCATATCCTCTTAAATTTTTAATACCACCTAAATACAGCTTCTCGTTAATAGGCACATATCCTCTATCCCAAATTTTAGCAAAATTTGCCTTGTATCTTAAGATTAAATCATAATCAATCCACTCCCTAAGCCCAAGATACCAGTTAAATCCCGTTCTGCTTTTTATAAATTTCTCATCTCCGCCAACTCCTGCGTATTCAAGGCTGGTAGTGGCTATTATGCCGGTTCTTGGCAAATAATAATCATCTGTATTATTATATGTAATAGACGGAATAAAGGCGCTTTTTAGACTTTTACCCTCTTTATAGCCTGTCCTAATAAGAGTCTCGTTTAGCTTTTTAATATTGCTTTGCTCTATGACATACCCTATCGAAGCGCTTAAATTTCTAGTTAATTTTCTTCCTAAAACGGTATTAAATCCATATGATCTCTCATCGTAGTTATTCCAATCGTAATCGTTGGCATATAGAGTTCCTCCTAAGCTATACTCAGAATCAAATATTCTAGGATTAGTAAGACCAATCTGCCCTGAAAGCTCATTATCGCTTCTGTCTACGCTCAATACGCCTTTCATACCGCTACCAAATACGTTTGTATCAGATACACTTGCATTAAGTAGCAATCCATCAGAGCTTCCATATCCTATACCACCGCTTATTGATCCGGTTGAGGCCTCTTTGACATTTACTAAAAGATCAACCTCATTAGCTCCCACCCTCTCTTCTTTTATCTCCACATCTTCAAAGTATCCGGTTCTTTTAAGCGCTGTTTTACTATCTTCAAGATCAGTTCTGCTGTATAAATTTCCTTCTGTTAAATAAAGCTCTCTTCTTACGACCCTATCTACGGTTCTATCGTTTCCTGAAATTTGAACGTTTCTGATATACGCCTTATCTCCAGGAGCTACCTCGTAAACTATGCTCACGCTCTTATCTTGGCTATTCTTATCCGTTCTTGGCATAACTTTTACAAAAGCGTATCCTCTATCGGCAACTATATCGTCAAGCTTTTGCATATCTCGTCTAAGCCTCGCCGAATTCATCCTATCGCCCGCTTCTAGTTTAAATTCTTTTAAAATTTTTTCCTTATCAAGCTCTAAAAACTCAGGTGCTTCTATATCAACACTAGATACTCTGTAAGGCTCACCCTCACTGATATAGTAAGTAAGCTCTGCAGTATAGTTATCCATATAGGCATTTAGATATGGCGTAGAAACCGTAGCGTCAAGATAGCCCTTTTGAAAGTATTTATCTTGGATTCGTCCCGGATCGTTTGGTAGCTCAAAAAGTTTTACTTTTCCGTCATTTCTACCCCACATCCAACCCATAAATTCACGTTCTTTATTAGCCACAACAGGCTCTATATCGCTATAATCAAAAATCTTAGCGCCTACTAAATTTACCTTTTGAATTATGATATTTTCACCACGATTTACATTCAAGGTTACAAATAAACTACTGTCATTGCCGGCTACACTCTCTTTGGTTACATCCACAACGGTATCAAAATAGCCCTTTGACTCATAAAACTGTCTAATTCGCTCTTTTGCTCTACTGATAGCGAGTTCATCATACATATTTCCTTGTTTGATGCCAATTAGTTGATCTATCGTAGTCTTATCGTTTGTTACAACGCCTTTTATATCAAGTCTTGCTATACTCGGTTTTTCTTTTACGACGACTAAGACATTACCATCACTTTCCTCGATGTAGATATCATCAAAATAATTTTGTCTAAACAAATTTGAAATTGCAGTATCGCTATTTTCACCAGTTAATTGATCTCCTACTTTTAGCCCCATAATATCTTTTGCAACCTCGGGAGATAGGCGTAAAAGACCTTTGAAATTTATAGACTTTATCTCTACAGCACTGCCTAAACATGCCGCGGCAAGTATTAAAAAAACGCTTTTTTTCATTGAATTTAACCTAAAAATGAGTATTAGGCGGTATAATAACACATTTTAATTTTAAACAATATAAATTTACAAAGGCTTTTTTTATGAAAATAGGCATCATCGGATTAGGGCTAATCGGTGGCTCTTTAGGACTTAGCTTAAAAAATGAAAAATTAATCTCTTGCGTAAGCGGACTTGATTTAAATAAAGAGCATGAACAAAAAGCACTGGAGCTTGGCTTGGTACATGAAATTTTAACCCTTGACGAGATGAAAAAAAAGTGCGATATGATATTTCTAGCTATTCCTGTTGAAGCGATAATAAAAATAGTAAAAGACCTTGAAGACATAGATGAAAATACTACAATAATTGATCTTGGAAGCACAAAAGAGAAGATTATAGAGGCAGTTCCTGAAAAAATAAGACAAAATTTTATCCCAGCTCACCCTATGGCAGGTACGGAATACTCAGGCCCACAAGCAGCTTTTCCTGGTTTATTTAAAGATGCCGTTGTAATAATTTGTGACTTTAAAGAAAGTAGCGAAAAACATGTAAAACGCTGTGTAGAGCTATTTTCTCATATTGGCATGAAAATTGTGTTTATGAGCGCAAAAGAACACGATCATCGCACAAGTGTAATATCTCATCTACCTCACGTCATCAGTTTTTCACTTGCATCAAGCGTATTAAAAAAAGAAAATAAAAAAGACATTATCGCACTTGGTGGAACAAGCTTTAAGGATATGATAAGAATAGCAAAAAGCTCACCAGTAATGTGGAGCGATATTTTTAAACAAAACAAAGACAACCTAATAAACGCAATAGATATGTTTAAAAAAGAGCTAGAAGATTGCGAAATTTTAGTTAAAAACGAAAAATGGGAAGAGCTTAAAAACTGGATGAGTGAGGCAAGAAAGATACGCGAAATTTTATAAATTTACTCCAAATTTATAGCTTTTTAGTAAAATCTCGAAAAATAAGATTTAGGTTTTAGGATTATTTAATGAGAAAAAATAGATCAAATTTTATAGCTTATAGTGTGCTTTTTATTTTAATAATTGCTGGAATTTTTATGCTGTTTAGCTCAAAATCGTTTGAAAAAGAAAAACCACTGATATCGATAGAGGATCAAATTTATTGGAACCTTACATCACCCTTACCTATAAAAATAACCGATGAAAGTGGCATAAAATCTTTAAAAATAAGCATGCTTGATGCAGAGCATCAGATGATTTTAACTAACCAAAATTTTGAAGCCCCCTTGGATATTTTAGATATAAATTTATCATTTCCAAAGACCGGATTTCAGTCTCAAAAAAAGAATTATACCATGAGCATTGAAGCGATTGATGCGAGCAAATGGGGCTTTTTTATGGGAAACAAGCAGACAAAAAATGTTGAAGTCATAGTCGATGGCAAAAGACCTGAAGTAAACATCCTAAATCACTCCTACGCAATCAATAAAGGCGGAAGTGCAACGGTCGTATTTAAGGTAACGGACGAGAGATTAAAAGAGCTATATATACAGACAAATTTCGGCAAGAAATTTATACCTTCTAAATTTTATAAAGATGATTACTATGCCTCTTTAGTAGCTTGGCCCGCGACACAAAGCTCGTTTAGCGCAGATGTGGTCGCGATAGATTATGCGGGAAATATCACAAAGAGCAAAATAAGATTTTTTTATCAAAACAGAACTTATAAAAGCTCAAAAATAAAACTTGATAACCAAAATAGATTTTTAAACGAGAAGATACCCGAGCTAGCTGCACAATACGCACAAAATCACGAGTCAATGTCAAATCTAGAAAAAATGAAATTCGTAAACGAAAATTTACGCGGAGCCAACGAGAAACTAATCTCTGACATCACATCAAAAATATCTACAGATACTATAAGCGAATTTAGTCTAAAAAAATTCTATCCTCTTAAAAACGCAAAGGCTGTTGCGAGTTTTGGTGATCACAGATATTATACTTTTGATGGACAAGACATTAGTGAGTCTTGGCATATGGGGCTAGATCTTGCCTCTACTAAAAACGCAAGTATTATAACAAGCAACAACGGCACAGTGGATTTTGCCGGAGAGAATGGAATTTACGGGCAAACCATCATTATTAATCATGACTTTGGAATATTTTCACTATATGGACACTGTAACTCGATAGCGGTAAAAACAGGAGATCGGATAGGGGCGGGAGATCGGATAGGGGCTACCGGAGTAAGCGGGCTTGCCATGGGAGATCACTTGCACTTTGGAATGATAGTTCAAGGCATCGAGGTAAGACCTGAAGAGTGGATGGATACAAGCTGGATGAGAGATAATGTCTTAAATGTTTTAAATGCCGCAAAAAAGATGATTGATGGTAAATAAAATTTATTATTTGTTACTAAAAAATTGTATAATACGAAAAATTTAGAAAATTTAAAAGGAAAATTTTGCAACAAACAACTATAAAAAAGGCTGTAGAAGGTGTTGGAATAGGTCTTCACAAGGGTGAGCCGATAAAAATAATCTTAGAGCCTATGAGTGCAAATACAGGTATAGTTTTTTATAGAAAAGATCTGGGTATAAGTTTTAAAGCGGAACCAAAAAATGTTATAAATACTCAAATGGCAACTGTTATAGGCTCTCAAAAAGGCTATATATCGACAATAGAGCATCTGTTGTCTGCAATTAGCGGATACGGAATAGACAATATACGTATAGTTCTTGACGCAAACG includes these proteins:
- the bamA gene encoding outer membrane protein assembly factor BamA, encoding MKKSVFLILAAACLGSAVEIKSINFKGLLRLSPEVAKDIMGLKVGDQLTGENSDTAISNLFRQNYFDDIYIEESDGNVLVVVKEKPSIARLDIKGVVTNDKTTIDQLIGIKQGNMYDELAISRAKERIRQFYESKGYFDTVVDVTKESVAGNDSSLFVTLNVNRGENIIIQKVNLVGAKIFDYSDIEPVVANKEREFMGWMWGRNDGKVKLFELPNDPGRIQDKYFQKGYLDATVSTPYLNAYMDNYTAELTYYISEGEPYRVSSVDIEAPEFLELDKEKILKEFKLEAGDRMNSARLRRDMQKLDDIVADRGYAFVKVMPRTDKNSQDKSVSIVYEVAPGDKAYIRNVQISGNDRTVDRVVRRELYLTEGNLYSRTDLEDSKTALKRTGYFEDVEIKEERVGANEVDLLVNVKEASTGSISGGIGYGSSDGLLLNASVSDTNVFGSGMKGVLSVDRSDNELSGQIGLTNPRIFDSEYSLGGTLYANDYDWNNYDERSYGFNTVLGRKLTRNLSASIGYVIEQSNIKKLNETLIRTGYKEGKSLKSAFIPSITYNNTDDYYLPRTGIIATTSLEYAGVGGDEKFIKSRTGFNWYLGLREWIDYDLILRYKANFAKIWDRGYVPINEKLYLGGIKNLRGYDSRTVSPKNQYGDETGGTISFNNSFELSFPIIDRVKMRGVLFFDYGKIGQNSINENTRYSTGAGIEWITPIGPLQLIFAKPLNDKPGDETSSFEFTIGQRF
- a CDS encoding prephenate dehydrogenase, whose translation is MKIGIIGLGLIGGSLGLSLKNEKLISCVSGLDLNKEHEQKALELGLVHEILTLDEMKKKCDMIFLAIPVEAIIKIVKDLEDIDENTTIIDLGSTKEKIIEAVPEKIRQNFIPAHPMAGTEYSGPQAAFPGLFKDAVVIICDFKESSEKHVKRCVELFSHIGMKIVFMSAKEHDHRTSVISHLPHVISFSLASSVLKKENKKDIIALGGTSFKDMIRIAKSSPVMWSDIFKQNKDNLINAIDMFKKELEDCEILVKNEKWEELKNWMSEARKIREIL
- a CDS encoding M23 family metallopeptidase; this encodes MRKNRSNFIAYSVLFILIIAGIFMLFSSKSFEKEKPLISIEDQIYWNLTSPLPIKITDESGIKSLKISMLDAEHQMILTNQNFEAPLDILDINLSFPKTGFQSQKKNYTMSIEAIDASKWGFFMGNKQTKNVEVIVDGKRPEVNILNHSYAINKGGSATVVFKVTDERLKELYIQTNFGKKFIPSKFYKDDYYASLVAWPATQSSFSADVVAIDYAGNITKSKIRFFYQNRTYKSSKIKLDNQNRFLNEKIPELAAQYAQNHESMSNLEKMKFVNENLRGANEKLISDITSKISTDTISEFSLKKFYPLKNAKAVASFGDHRYYTFDGQDISESWHMGLDLASTKNASIITSNNGTVDFAGENGIYGQTIIINHDFGIFSLYGHCNSIAVKTGDRIGAGDRIGATGVSGLAMGDHLHFGMIVQGIEVRPEEWMDTSWMRDNVLNVLNAAKKMIDGK